From one Triticum urartu cultivar G1812 chromosome 3, Tu2.1, whole genome shotgun sequence genomic stretch:
- the LOC125548126 gene encoding uncharacterized protein LOC125548126, with product MAGKDVVPTATTQRKSVARRLWRVVRAVLYMLRRGVLPSGRKLAMDLGLLLRRGKKAGKALGGLSSARSSSFSCRALDPALAVHEPSRSRREVEFSCSNTPFSAAATSRGHRGDEGPGCYYSYDAADIARVFEMLNEGGHPFDDDALVVAPATATPSPALWTSSSSGAGRNPGARRLRIADSPYSAPGNETPGEQQVDRKADEFIRRFYEQLRAQKSVAATPENDGHAAGSYTGRSPRPVAAGTV from the coding sequence ATGGCCGGCAAGGACGTCGTGCCGACGGCGACCACCCAGCGGAAGAGCGTGGCGAGGCGGCTGTGGCGCGTGGTGCGCGCCGTGCTCTACATGCTGCGGCGCGGGGTGCTCCCGTCCGGGCGCAAGCTGGCCATGgacctcggcctcctcctccgccgcggCAAGAAAGCCGGCAAGGCCCTCGGCGGCCTTTCCTCGGCGAGGTCGTCGTCCTTCTCGTGCCGCGCGCTCGACCCGGCCCTCGCGGTGCACGAGCCCTCGCGCAGCCGCCGCGAGGTCGAGTTCAGCTGCAGCAACACCCCTttctccgccgccgccacgagcCGCGGCCACCGCGGCGACGAGGGCCCCGGGTGCTACTACAGCTACGACGCGGCCGACATCGCCAGGGTGTTCGAGATGCTCAACGAGGGCGGCCACCCCTTCGACGACGACGCGCTCGTAGTGGCGCCGGCCACCGCGACGCCGTCGCCCGCGCTGTGGACTTCATCCTCCTCCGGGGCCGGGCGAAACCCGGGGGCTAGGCGGCTCCGCATCGCCGACTCGCCGTACTCGGCGCCGGGCAACGAAACGCCGGGCGAGCAGCAGGTGGACAGGAAGGCCGACGAGTTCATCAGGAGGTTCTACGAGCAGCTGCGCGCCCAGAAGAGCGTCGCCGCCACGCCGGAGAACGACGGTCACGCCGCCGGCTCGTACACCGGCCGTTCCCCACGTCCGGTCGCCGCCGGCACCGTTTAG
- the LOC125548127 gene encoding probable glutathione S-transferase GSTU6, with protein MIRRTRSTRPIIKKSPPYTPARLLNHRTTRSAGTAAMAAATGGGGGSREEGLTLLGFWTSPFALRARFALNLKGVPYEYVEEDLFGERGKSPLLLASNPAHGGKVPVLIHGGRPVAESLVILEYIDEAFPERLPRLLPPPDDPRGRAAARFWAACVDQKLLPTWTPLYAGSTAEERAGAAREVVAVLEAFEGELGDRDFFGGDGVGLVDVALGGFLGWLRASEAMCGVRTVDPARTPRLAAWAERFGALDGVREVVPDAAPLVEYNLMKRARLGLPYLPPHQTQQQ; from the coding sequence ATGATCCGTCGCACCAGATCCACCAGACCAATCATCAAAAAATCCCCACCATACACACCCGCGAGGCTGCTCAATCATCGCACCACTCGATCGGCAGGCACGGCAGCAATGGCGGCGGCGACCGGAGGCGGCGGTGGTAGCAGGGAGGAGGGGCTGACGCTGCTGGGGTTCTGGACGAGCCCGTTCGCGCTGCGTGCGCGGTTCGCGCTGAACCTCAAGGGCGTCCCCTACGAGTACGTGGAGGAGGACCTGTTCGGCGAGCGGGGCAAGAGCCCGCTCCTCCTCGCCTCCAACCCGGCCCACGGCGGGAAGGTGCCCGTGCTCATCCACGGCGGCCGCCCCGTCGCCGAGTCGCTGGTCATCCTGGAGTACATCGACGAGGCGTTCCCGGAGCGCCTCCCGCGCCTCCTGCCCCCGCCCGACGACCCGcgcggccgcgccgccgcccgcttcTGGGCGGCCTGCGTCGACCAGAAGCTGCTCCCCACGTGGACGCCGCTCTACGCCGGGAGCACGGCCGAGGAGCGGGCGGGCGCGGCGAGGGAGGTCGTCGCCGTGCTGGAGGCGTTCGAGGGGGAGCTCGGGGACAGGGACTTCTTCGGCGGGGACGGCGTGGGGCTGGTGGACGTGGCGCTCGGCGGGTTCCTCGGGTGGCTGCGCGCGTCGGAGGCCATGTGCGGCGTGCGGACCGTCGACCCGGCCAGGACGCCGCGGCTGGCGGCGTGGGCGGAGCGGTTCGGCGCGCTGGACGGTGTGAGGGAGGTCGTGCCGGACGCGGCGCCGCTGGTGGAGTACAACCTCATGAAGCGGGCTCGCCTAGGCCTGCCGTATCTGCCGCCGCATCAGACGCAGCAGCAGTAG
- the LOC125548128 gene encoding peroxidase 25 — protein sequence MVASEIAAVFFLFNALLRGSLVQSQGLQRGFYDSSCPDAEDIVRSTVEKYYNNDATIAPGLLRLHFHDCFVQGCDASVLISGASSERSAPQNFGLRGFEVIDDAKSQLESTCPGVVSCADILALAARDSVDLTGGPNWPVPLGRRDGRISSAADAKALPSPADPVSVQRQKFADQGLSDHDLVTLVGAHTIGQTDCAFVRYRLYNFTATGNADPSISPAFLPQLRALCPPNGDPARRVALDRDGAGAFDAAFFKNVRDGNAALESDQRLWGDDATQGVVQKYAGNIRGLFGLRFTYEFPKAMVSLGGVAVKTGRQGEIRRKCSRFN from the exons ATGGTAGCATCAGAAATAGCTGCCGTTTTCTTTCTGTTCAATGCCTTGTTGAGAGGTTCTTTGGTTCAAAGCCAAGGGCTGCAGAGAGGATTCTACGACTCCAGCTGCCCTGATGCAGAGGATATCGTGAGGTCTACTGTCGAGAAGTACTACAACAACGACGCCACCATTGCCCCGGGCTTGCTCAGGCTGCACTTCCATGACTGTTTTGTCCAA GGGTGTGATGCTTCTGTTCTGATTTCTGGAGCATCATCCGAGAGGAGTGCGCCACAGAACTTCGGTCTCAGGGGATTCGAGGTGATAGACGACGCCAAGTCCCAGCTGGAATCAACGTGCCCTGGGGTGGTGTCCTGCGCCGACATACTGGCCCTGGCCGCACGTGATTCCGTGGATCTG ACCGGCGGGCCAAACTGGCCAGTGCCTCTGGGACGAAGAGACGGGAGGATCTCATCAGCCGCAGACGCCAAGGCCCTGCCGTCTCCGGCCGACCCCGTGTCCGTCCAGCGGCAAAAGTTCGCAGACCAGGGCCTGTCCGACCACGATCTCGTCACACTAGTCG GCGCGCACACGATCGGGCAGACGGACTGCGCGTTCGTGCGGTACCGGCTGTACAACTTCACGGCGACGGGGAACGCGGACCCGTCGATCAGCCCGGCGTTCCTGCCGCAGCTGCGGGCGCTGTGCCCGCCGAACGGAGACCCGGCGCGGCGGGTGGCGCTGGACAGGGACGGCGCGGGGGCCTTCGACGCGGCCTTCTTCAAGAACGTGAGGGACGGCAACGCCGCGCTGGAGTCGGACCAGCGGCTGTGGGGCGACGACGCCACGCAGGGGGTGGTGCAGAAGTACGCCGGCAACATCAGGGGGCTCTTCGGGCTGCGCTTCACCTACGAGTTCCCCAAGGCCATGGTCAGCCTGGGCGGCGTCGCCGTCAAGACGGGGAGGCAGGGCGAGATCAGGAGGAAGTGCTCCAGGTTCAACTGA